A window of Antricoccus suffuscus genomic DNA:
TGAAGAAACGCTTGCCCTGCAAGGGGTCTCGCTAAATGTTGACGCCGGGGAGATGGTTGCCGTGGTCGGCCCGTCCGGGTCAGGCAAGAGCACGTTGCTCGCCTGTCTCGCGGGATTGGACGATCCCGACGGAGGTATGGTCCGCGTGGTCGGGCAGCGGATAACGCGGACCGGCGAACCGGTCCGTGCTGTGCTCAGATCGCGGCACATCGGCGTACTCCTACAGGGCCATAACCTCATCGATCACTTGACCGTCCGTGACAACATCGTGCTCGCGCAGACGATCCGGGGCCGGGCGAAGCAGCCGCCTGCGGGCGAGATCCTCGCCCAACTCGGAATCGCAGAGCTCGCGTCGGCCATGCCAGGAACCCTGTCCGGCGGCGAAGTTGCCCGTGCCGGCCTCGCGGTCGCCCTCGCAAACGGGCCGGAGTTGCTTCTTGCCGATGAGCCGACCGGCGAGTTGGACGAGACGAGCGAACGGACCGTGATCGACTTGCTGACCGACTTAACCGGCGCGGGGACCGCCGTCCTCGTCGTCACGCATTCGGATGCGGTCGCTGCTGCGGCCGGACGCGTCGTAGTGCTCCGCGATGGACGGATCGAACCATGACCGTGACTGAAGTACGCACCGATCCGCTTGTGCAGTGTCAAAATTTGACTCTCACCTACGACGGCCAGACCGCCGCGCGAACGGTGCTCAAAGACATCTCTTGCGCGGTCATGCCAGGCGCGCAGATCGCGCTGGTGGGTCCGAGTGGATCGGGTAAAAGCAGCTTGATCCACGTGATGGCGGGCCTTATCGCGCCGGACACCGGAGTAATCACGTGGCCCGCGCTCCGCGCGCACCCGACCGAACGGCCAGGCAAGGTCGTCGTGGCGTTCCAAGCGCCGAGCCTGATCAGCGCACTAGACGTGACCGAGAACATCGAGTTACCACTAGTGCTTGCGGGCGTGAGCGCATCAGATGCGCGCGTCCAGGCCACGGCGATGCTTGAGTCGCTCGGCCTGGG
This region includes:
- a CDS encoding ABC transporter ATP-binding protein — translated: MSAVLDATNLYRFYHAGGEETLALQGVSLNVDAGEMVAVVGPSGSGKSTLLACLAGLDDPDGGMVRVVGQRITRTGEPVRAVLRSRHIGVLLQGHNLIDHLTVRDNIVLAQTIRGRAKQPPAGEILAQLGIAELASAMPGTLSGGEVARAGLAVALANGPELLLADEPTGELDETSERTVIDLLTDLTGAGTAVLVVTHSDAVAAAAGRVVVLRDGRIEP
- a CDS encoding ABC transporter ATP-binding protein, whose amino-acid sequence is MTVTEVRTDPLVQCQNLTLTYDGQTAARTVLKDISCAVMPGAQIALVGPSGSGKSSLIHVMAGLIAPDTGVITWPALRAHPTERPGKVVVAFQAPSLISALDVTENIELPLVLAGVSASDARVQATAMLESLGLGQLSTQLPEELSGGQAQRVALARALATKPSVLLADEPTGQVDHRTAAQLLDVVFEHAARSGMAVVIATHDQSVAARCTTRWEIHDGSLQNRGIGR